Within Cnuibacter physcomitrellae, the genomic segment GAACGACGTGTTTCCCACCTCGGTGCACGTCGCCGTGACCGGCGCGCTCATCCACGACCTCATCCCATCGCTGCAGCACCTCGCGGAGGCCCTCGAGGAGAAGGCCACCGAGTGGGCCACGGTCGTCAAGTCGGGACGCACCCACCTCATGGACGCCACCCCTGTGACGCTCGGGCAGGAGTTCGGCGGATACGCCGCGCAGATCCGCCTGGGGATCGAGCGCGTGCAGAACACGCTGCCCCACGTGGCGGAGGTCCCGCTCGGCGGCACCGCCGTGGGCACGGGCATCAACACCCCGGCGGGCTTCCCGCAGCTCGTCATCTCGCTCCTCGCCGAGGAGACGGGCCTCCCGATCACCGAGGCGCGCGATCACTTCGAGGCCCAGGGCGCGCGCGACTCGCTCGTCGAGGCGTCCGGGGCGCTCCGTGTGCTCGCGGTCTCGCTGACGAAGATCTGCAACGACCTCCGGTGGATGGGATCGGGCCCGAACACGGGCCTCGGCGAGCTCCACATCCCCGACCTCCAGCCCGGCTCGTCGATCATGCCCGGCAAGGTCAACCCGGTCATCCCCGAGGCCGTGCTCCAGGTCGCCTCGCGTGTGATCGGCAACGACGCCTCGATCGCCTGGTCCGGCGCCTCGGGCTCGTTCGAGCTCAACGTCGCCATCCCCGTGATGGGCACGGCCCTGCTCGAGTCGATCCGTCTGCTGTCGTCGTCGTCGGTGCTGCTGGCCGACAAGACCGTCAAGGGTCTCCAGGCCAACGTCGAGCGCGCTCGCGCCCTGGCCGAGTCGTCACCCTCGATCGTCACGCCGCTGAACCGCGTGATCGGGTACGAGGCCGCGGCGAAGATCGCGAAGCACTCGGTGGCCAAGGGCATCACCGTGCGCGACGCCGTCATCGACCTCGGCTTCGTCGAGCGCGGCGAGGTCACCCTCGAGCAGCTCGACTCCGCCCTCGACGTCCTCTCGATGACCCGTCCCGCCCAGTCCTGAGGTCGTCGCGGCCGACGGCCGCACTCCTGCACAACGCCGGTGAGCCGGGTGCGCGTCCACAGATGCGCACCCGGCTCCCTCGTCTCCGCAGGGCAGCCCCTACCGTCGTCGCATGCGGTTCCTGCTCCCCCTCCTCGGTCTCGTCACGGTCGCGACGCGGGGAGCGGAGGCGGGCGTGCTGCCCGGGTTGTGGTTCGCCGCGACCGGATGGCGGCTCGCGATCACCGATCTCGGGGAACGACGACTCCCGAACGCGCTCACCCTCCCGGGACTCGTCCTCGCTGCAGCAGCGGCCTGCAGAGACCCTCCGGCCGGCGTCTGGATGCTCGGGACAGCGGCGGTGCTCTCGCTGAGCTGGTGGGTCGGGGCGGTCGGCATGGGCGACGTCAAGCTCGGGGTGGGACTCGCCGGTGCGGTGGTCCTGTTGGGCGGCGCGTCGGCCGCGCTGACGGCCGGCGCCGTCGGCGTCCTGCTCTGCGGTGCGCTGGCGGTCGACGCCATCCGATCGGGTGACCGGCACCTCCCGCTCGGCCCCCCGATGCTGCTCGCCGCCTGGGCGGGCACGATCGTCGCTCCGGGCTGACGACGCCCCGACGCACGATGCCCGCGCCATGGTGACGTGCCTTCGGCGGGCGGCTACCCTGTGGCCATGCGTCCGCTGCGGTACTCCATCAACGTCACGCTCGACGGCTGCGTCGACCACCGGGAGGGGCTGGCCGACCCGTCACTCCACAGGCACGCCGCCGAGACGCTCGCCCGGGCCGACGCGCTGATCTTCGGGCGTCGCATCTACACGCTGATGGAGGACGCCTGGCGCGCCCCCCTCCCACCCTCGATGCCGGAGTGGATGCATCCGTTCGCCGAGACGATCGACGCCGCGAAGAAGTACGTCGTCTCGACCACCCTCGAGGCTCCGGACTGGAACGCCGACGTGCTGCGCGGAGGCGACGGTCTCGAGGACGAGATCCGGGCGCTCAAGGCTCAGCCGGGTGAGGGCCTCTACACGGGAGGCGTCACGCTCCCCACGGCCCTCGCCCGGCTCGACCTCATCGACGAGTACGAGTTCATCGTGCATCCCCGAGTGGCCGGCCACGGCCCCTACCTGTTCGGCGGGCTCCCCTCGCCGATCGAGCTCACCGCGATCGGCGAGACCCGCCTCGGTTCCGGGGCCGTGGCCACCCGGTACATCCCGACCCGCTGACCTCTACGCCAGCTCGTTCGACTCCAGCATCTCGGTCACGAGAGCCGCGATGGCGGAGCGCTCCGACCGGGTGAAGGTGACGTGCCCGAACAGCGAGTGCCCCTTCAGCGTCTCGATCACGGAGGCGACGCCGTCGTGCCGGCCGACACGCAGGTTGTCGCGCTGCGCCACGTCGTGGGTCAGCACCACCCGCGAGTTCTGCCCGATGCGCGAGAGCACGGTGAGGAGCACGTTGCGCTCGAGCGACTGCGCCTCGTCGACGATCACGAAGGCGTCGTGCAGCGAACGGCCTCGGATGTGGGTCAGCGGCAGCACCTCGAGGATGCCGCGGTCGACGACCTCGTCGAGCACGTTCTGCGAGACGAGCGACCCGAGCGTGTCGAACACGGCCTGCGCCCACGGGTTCATCTTCTCGGTCGCGTCGCCGGGGAGGTATCCGAGCTCCTGCCCGCCCACCGCGTAGAGCGGCCGGAAGACCATGATCTTCCGGTGCTGCTGCCTCTCCAGCACCGCGTCGAGGCCGGCGCACAGGGCGAGCGCCGACTTGCCCGTGCCCGCGCGTCCGCCGAGCGACACGATCCCGATCTCCGGGTCGAGCAGCATGTCGATCGCGATGCGCTGCTCGGCCGAGCGGCCGTGCACTCCGAACACGTCGCGGTCGCCGCGCACCAGGCGCAGCGCGCCCTGACCGGTCACCCGGCCGAGAGCCGATCCGCGGTCGGAGTGGATCACGAGCCCGGTGTTGATGGGCAGACCGTCGACGACGGAGGTGTCGAGCTCCTCGTGCTCGTACAGCTTCGACATGAGATCGGAGCCGAGCGAGATGTCGGTGATGCCCGTCCAGCCGGAGTCGGGCGCCTGCTCGGCTCGATACTCCTCGGCGGTGAGACCGATCGAGGCGGCCTTCACGCGCAGCGGGAGGTCCTTGGAGACCACCGTGACGTCGAGCCCGTCGTTCGACAGGTTGAGGGCCACGGCGAGGATGCGGGTGTCGTTGTCTCCGAGCTGGAGACCGGACGGCAGCACCGACTGGTTGGAGTGGTTGAGCTCGACGCGGACGCTTCCGCCGTTCTCGAGCGCGATCGGGAAGTCGAGTCGCTCGTGCTGGATGCGCAGCTCGTCGAGGTTGCGCAGCGCCTGGCGGGCGAAGTACCCGATCTCGGGGTCGTTCCGCTTCTTCTCCAGCTCCGAGATCACCACCACCGGCAGCACGACGTCGTGCTCCGCGAATCGGAAGATCGCCTTCGGGTCAGACAACAGGACCGAGGTATCCAGGACATAGGTACGCTCGGTCTGCTTGACGGTGTCCGGGGTGCTGCCTGAGGGCGAGACGTCCTTTCGAGTGATCTTGCTGGGCTTGCGGGTCATGGGCTCGGCCACATCCACTCCAACCCCGAGCGCGTGGCGCTCGGACCGTGTAACGAGTCGGCCAGTGGATCGCGAAACGAACTTATGTGGCCGTCTCGACCAGGTGCCATACCTGATGACACTGAAACTACGTCTCCGGCGCCCCTGGCGGGTTACGACACGCGACCGATCAGATTAACGCCGAGTTACACCGGTGTAGTTCATCCGCCGTAGCGGCGGTGGCGACGGGCGTAGTCGCGGAGGGCCCGCAGGAAGTCGACCTCGCGGACGTCGGGGCCGAGGGCCTCCATGAAGTAGAACTCGCTGTGCGCGCTCTGCCAGAGCATGAAGTCGCTGAGGCGCTGCTCCCCCGAGGTGCGGATGACCAGATCGGGATCGGGCTGACCACCCGTGTAGAGGTGCTCGGCGATCAGCTCCTGGTCGATCGACGCCTCGAGCTCGTCGAACCCGTGACCCGCCGCGCGGTGCGCCTGGATGATGCTCCGCACGGCCTCCGCGATCTCGTGGCGGCCGCCGTAGCCGACGGCGAGGTTGACGTGCAGGCCTGTCGCGGAGGCGGTGCTCGCCTCCGCGTCGCGCAGCGCGGCCACGAGATGGTCGGGCAGACCGGTGTCGGAGCCGATGTGCTGCACCCGCCAGTCGCGGTAGTGCGAGACGTCGTAGGCGAGGTCGGCGATGATGCGCACGAGCTCGTCGAGCTCCTCGGATCCGCGGTTCTTCAGGTTGTCGGTCGACAGCAGGTAGAGCGTGACGACCTCGATGCCGAGGTCGTCGCACCACTGCAGGAACTCCAGCATCTTGGCCGCGCCGGCGCGATGGCCGTGCGCGGCGGTCTCGAGGGCCCGCTGCTTCGCCCAGCGGCGGTTCCCGTCGACGATCATGGCGACGTGCTTGGGCAGCACGGCCGATCCGAGGCTCTTGCGGATGCGCCGCTGGTACACCCGGTAGAGAAGGCCCTCCCCGAGGAGGTCGCGGCGGATCGGCACAGGCCTACCGTACTCGCCCGACAGACGTTCTCCCAGCCGACCACCGATGCCAGCACGTAGCCTTGACCCCATGAGCTCCGCCCACATCCCCGTCCTCGAGGAGGCCTCGTCTCCGGCACCCGAGGAGGTGCGTCCGTCGTGGCGCGGCTGGCTGCACGCCGGCATGCTCCCCCTGTCGATCGCGGCGGGCATCGTCCTCATCTGCCTGGGCGACGGCGCGGTGGCGAAGTGGACGAGCGCGGTCTTCATGGCCACGTCGATCATGCTGTTCGGCAACTCGGCGCTGTATCACCGGTTCGCCTGGACGCCGAGGGCGAAGCTGCTTCTCAAGCGCATCGACCACTCGAACATCTTCCTGCTGATCGCGGGCACCTACACACCCATGGCGGCGCTGACGCTGCCCGGCGACAAGGCCGCGATCCTGCTCTCGCTCGTGTGGGGCGGCGCGATCCTCGGCATCGCGTTCCGCGTGTTCTGGATCGGCGCACCGCGCTGGCTGTACGTCGCGCTCTATCTCCTGCTCGGCTGGGCCGCCGTGATGTACGTGGTCGACATCTACACCGCGAACCCCGCCACGATGATCCTGGTCGGGGTCGGCGGGATCGCCTACAGCCTGGGCGCCGTCGCCTACGCGCTCAAGCGGCCGAACCCGTTCCCGGGTCGCTTCGGCTTCCACGAGGTGTTCCACGCGTTCACCGTCATCGCGTTCCTCTGCCACTGGACGGCGATCCTCCTCGTCGCCATCGCCCCGCCCAACGGCGTCTGATTGGGCTGCGGGCGTCACCTCGACACCGAATCGGCGGAAGTCCCGCCCCATTCGCCGAACTTGCCTCGGATCGGTGTCGAAGCGACGGCATCCCCGAGAAATCCCGGGGAGCGACGTCAGCGCTTCGGGGCGCCCGTGCCCTTGCCCTTGTCGCCGCGGCTCTGCGCGGCCAGCTCCTCCTCGAGCTCGGCCCGCACCTGCTCGCGGTAGTTGACCCGGCGCACGCGGCGCACCATGTCGATGACGAGGAGCACCGTCACGGTCGCGACCAGGAACGTGACGATGAACCCCACCACGCCCGGCGTGACGGTGTCGGGGTCGGGGGTCGTCTCGTCGGCGAGCAGCCACACCGAGGTGGCGGCGGAGAACAGGGGGGTCATGCGTCCTCGATCCCGGCGAACAGGTCGCTCTCGACGTCGCCGACGGCGGTCAGCGGGGAGATCCGCGACGCGGCCAGCTGGAAGTCCTCGTACGGCCAGGCCCGGCGCTGCATGTCGTTGGGCCAGAAGAAGAAGGGGGTGTCGGGGGCGACCTGGCTGGCGTGAGCTCGCAGAGCGGAGTCGCGCACCTCGAAGAACCCGCCCGCCGGCACCCTCGTGGTCACCACGGGCTGCTCGCGCTTCGTCATCCACTCGCGCATCTCGGTGAACGAGGCGAGCAGGGGGCTCTCGGGACTCTCGCTCTGCAGGGTGTCGAACACCGCCTCGAACCTCGCGGGGTTCATGATCCGGTCGTAGTAGACCTTCGAGACCGCCCACGGCTCCCCCGCACCCGGGTACGCCGCCGCGTCGGCGGCCGCCTCGTAGGCGTGCATCGAGATCTCGTGGCACCGGATGTGGTCGGGATGCGGGTACCCGCCGTTCTCGTCGTACGTCACGAGGACCTGGGGCTGGAACCGGCGGATCAGGCGCACGAGCGGCGCCGCCGAGATCTCCACGGGGATCGCCCCGAACGCGTTGGCCGGCAGCGGGTCGCCCTCCTCGGGCAGACCCGAGTCGTGGTAGCCCAGCCAGCGGTGCTGGAAGCCGACGGCCTTCTGCGCCGCCGCCATCTCGACGCGGCGCAGACCCGCCATGTCGCGTTCGGCCCAGCTCCGGTCGGCGAGGGACTCGTTGAGGATCGAGCCGCGCTCCCCTCCGGTGCAGCTGACCACCATCACCTCGACGCCCCGATCGAGGTAGTACGCGTAGGTCGCGGCTCCCTTGCTCGACTCGTCGTCGGGATGGGCGTGCACCGCCATCAAACGGAGGCTCAGCGGTCTCAACTCCTAGGAAGTACGTCTACCCTTGTGGTGCATCCAGACTATCCGTTCGAGTCCGAGAGGTCGCCGCGTGAGCAGGGACGAGGAGATCGAGACGCCGGTTCCGGCGTACATTGATCCCGACGACCGGATCGAGCCGGCGGAGATCGCCGCACGCTACGGCCGCACGCGCAGCCGCCGCGTCCGCGGCCGGGTCTTCGCGATCGGCGGCACGATCGCCGCGCTCGTGGTCGCGGGCACGTGGGTCGTCTGGGCGGGACTCGACGGCGACTCGGCGACCATCCAGGCCACCGACACCGGCCACGAGGTGATCGACGACACCGCGGTCACGGTCGACTGGAACCTCTCCGCACCGGCGGGCGCCTCCGTCCGCTGCGCGATCCAGGCGATGAACGCCGACTTCCGCACGGTCGGCTGGAAGGTCGTCGACGTGCCCCCGAGCGACACCGCGATCCGTCCCCTCTCCGACACCGTGCGGACCACGGAGCTGGCCACGACCGGTTTGATCTCCAGCTGCTGGCTGACGTAGAGTGCTCTGATACGTCCGGGCCGGGGGTCCGGGCGTCGAGCTTTAACGAGGAGTGCTTTCATGGCAGAGGCCACCTTCCTGACGCAGGACGCATACGACCGACTCGCCGCCGAGCTCGAGGAGCTGAGCGGCCCCGCGCGCATCGACATCGCGAAGAAGATCGAGGCCGCTCGCGAGGAGGGCGACCTCAAGGAGAACGGCGGCTACCACGCCGCGAAGGACGAGCAGGGCAAGATCGAGGCTCGTATCCGCCAGCTCACCGAGCTGCTGCGCACCGCCGAGGTCGGCGAGGCCAAGGAGAGCCACGGCGTGGTCGAGCCGGGCACCGTCGTGACCGCTCTCGTGGCCGGGGGCGAGGAGCGCTTCCTGCTGGGCTCGCGCGAGATCGCGGGCCAGACCGACCTCGACGTGTACAGCGAGCAGAGCCCGCTCGGCAGCGCGATCATCGGCCTGAAGATCGGCGAGAAGACCACGTACACCGCGCCGAACGGCCGCGACATCGCGGTCGAGATCGTCAACGTCGAGACCTTCGCCGGCTGATCCGACCCGGGCCGCGAGCCGCGGCCCGCAACGCCGCGCGCGTCCGACGCAGGCACGCCGTCGTCCGAGGGCGCGGCGCTCAGCTCACCTGCTCGACGATGCGGGCGAGTGCGGCGTGCGACGCCGTCAGCTCCGCGATCCGCTCGGCCATGCGGTCCCGTACCTCGGCGAGCTGATCCCGCGAGGCCCTGTGTACCTCGGGGGCGGCGTCTCCGCTGCACGCGAGGACGGTGGCGGCGAGCTCGCGGCTGACGCCGAGCTCGAACAGCAGGTGGAGGTTCCGTGCCCGGGCGACGGCGCTCTCGTCGTACTCCCGGTAGCCGTTGAGGCCGCGGTCGGCCGTGAGGAGGCCGTGCTGCTCGTAGTACCTCAGGGATCGGGGGCTCACGCCGCTCCGACGGCTCAGCTCGCCGATGAGCATGGGGTCTCCTCTCCGCTTGACCTTGACACGATGTCACACTCTACAGTCCGACGCATGACCACATCCCCGGATCCCCTCACCAGTCAGGACACCCGCACCCCTGTCGCCCTCACCCGCGACTCCGTCACGCTCGACGGGCTGGAGCGCACGTCCACGGTCCTCGGGTCGACGGACTCCCCCGCCGCCCGTCCGCTCGTGCTCGTCTTCCACGGATCACGACAGGACGCCGACTCCCACCGCCGCTTCACCCACGACGCCCTCCTCCCCCTCGCGGCGAGCGGACAGGCGGTTGTCGCCTATCTGAACGGCTACCGGGGCAACTGGAACGACGCCCGCCGCGAGAGCGCGTTCCCCGCCCGCCTGCGAGGAGTCGACGACGTCGCCTTCGCGCGGATCATGGTCGACCGGCTGAGCGCATCCCACGGCATCGATCCCCACCGCGTCGTCACCGTGGGGTACTCGAACGGCGGCCAGATGGTGCTCCGCCTCCTCCACGAGGCACCGGAGCTCGTCGCCGCCGCGGTCATCGTCGCCGCGACGATGCCCACCCCGGAGAGCTTCCTGTCGAGCGAGACCGCCCCACCGGCCAGGCCCACGCCGATCGCGCTCGTGCACGGGACGCACGACAGGATCGTCCCGTTCGACGGGGGCACGATGAGCTGGTGGGCCAGGCGGATGTTCCGGGTCGGCGGACGCACCCTCTCGGCCCCCGACACGGCCGCATACCTGGCCGCACGGAACGGCATCGTCGGGCGGCCCGAGCTCCAGCCGCTGCCGCACCTCGCGACGTCACACGGGCGGACCTCCGTCGTGCGCACGCGATACAGCGCGCCGGACGCGCCGGACGTGACGCTCTACGAGGTCCGCGGCGGCGGACACACCATCCCGGGCCGCGAGCCGTCGCCCAGGGTCGTCGGACGCACGACGGGCGACATCACGCTCGAGGATCTCGTCGCGGAGGCGGTCCGCCGGAGCTGACCGCCCGAGACGCGCCGGCTACTGCTCCACGCGGAGCGTGTAGCCGGCGTCCTCGAGCTTCGCGACGATCTCGTCGCGATGATCGTGTCCGCGGGCCTCGATGTGCAGCTCGAGCTCGACCTCGCTGATCTGCAGGCCCTTGCCGTGCCGGGTGTGCTGCACCTCGACGACGTTGGCGTTGGCCTCGGCGACCAGCTCCGCGGTGCGCGCGAGCTGACCGGGACGATCGGGGAGCATGACGCGGAGCTTGAGGTAGCGGTCGGAGGCGGCCAGACCGTGGCTGATGACGCGCTGCATGAGCATCGGATCGATGTTGCCGCCGGAGAGCATCACGACGGTGGTCCCCGTCTCGCGGACGAGGCCCGCGAGGACCGCGGCCACACCGACGGCACCAGCGGGCTCGACGACCTGCTTCGCCCGCTCGAGGAGGACCACGAGAGCCCGCGCGATGTCGGCTTCGGAGACGGTGACGATCTCGTCGACCAGGTCGCGGATGATCTCGAAGTTGAGCTCGCCGGGACGCGCGACCGCGATCCCGTCGGCGATGGTCGGGACCGTGACGATCTGAACCGGCTCGCCGGACTCGAGGGACGGCGGGTACGCCGCGGAGTTCGCCGCCTGCACCCCGATCACCCGGATCTCCCGGCCCTCGCGGGCGGCCCGCTGCTTGACGGCGGCCGCGATGCCCGAGATGAGCCCGCCGCCGCCGATCGGCACCACGACCGTCTCGAGGTCGGGGACCTGGTCGAGGATCTCGAGCCCGAGGGTCCCCTGACCGGCGATCACGTCCGCGTGATCGAACGGCGGGATGAAGACCGCGCCCGTGGTCTCAGCGAACTCCGCGGCGGCACGCAGGGGCTCCTCGACGGTGTGACCCCGGAGGAGGACGTCGGCCCCGTAGCCGCGGGTGGCCTCGAGCTTGGGCAGCGCGACGCCCAGGGGCATGAAGATCGTGGCGTGGATGCCCAGCTCGCGCGCCGCGAAGGCCACGCCCTGGGCGTGGTTGCCGGCAGACGCGGCGACGACGCCGCGGGCCTTCTCCTCGTCGGTGAGCCTCGAGATGCGGTTGTACGCGCCCCGGATCTTGTAGGAGCCCGTGCGCTGCAGGTTCTCGCACTTGAGGAAGACGGGCGAGCCCACCAGCTCGGCCAGGTAGGTGGACCGCTCCATGGGCGTGATCTTCGCCACCGCGCTCACGCGGTCGCGCGCGGCCTCCATCTGCTCCAGCGTCGGCGCTGCCTGCACATGCGTGGTGTCGGTCATGGGGTGGCGGTGTCCTTCGTGCTTCGGGTGCGCAGACGGCGGGGGCTCCGAGGCGCGGGGCCCGGATCGCTGACGGGTGCACGTGGGGCTCGCCCGTCGGTACGCCACTGTCCGCTCGCGACGTACTTGATCATGACATTAAGCGTGGCCACCACGGGCACCGCGAAGAACGCCCCGGCGATCCCCGCGATCATCGAGCCGCCGGCGACGGCGAGCACCACGGCGAGCGGATGCACCTTGACCGCGGTGCCCATGACGAGCGGCTGCAGCACGTGGCCCTCGATCTGCTGCACCAGGAGGACGACGCCCAGCATGATCAGGGCGATGACCCAGCCGTTGTAGACGAGCGCGATGAAGACGGCGAACGCTCCCGTCACCACGGCGCCCACGATGGGGATGAAGGACCCGAGGAAGACGAGCACGCCGATCGGGATGGCCAACGGCACCCCGAGGATCGCCGCACCCGTGGCGATGCCGATCGCGTCGATGAGGGCGACGAGGATCTGGACCTTCACGAACGAGCGCAGCGTCGTCCACCCCGCCTTGCCCGCGCCGTCGACCGCGAGGCGGGCGCGCCTGGGGAAGACCCGGACGATCCACCCCCAGATGCGCTCCCCGTCGATGAGGATGAAGAGCGTGGCGAACAGCACCAGGAGGGCGCCCACGAGGACGTGACCGAACGTCGTGCCCACGCTCAGCGCGCTCCGCGCCAAGGAGGACGCGTCGTCCTGGATGGCCTGCCAGGCCTGGGCGACGTACTGGTCGAACTGCTGGTCGGTGAGATGGAGCGGCGACTCCTCGAGCCAGCGCCTCAGCTCCATGAACGACGACACGGCTCGGTCGCGCACATCGCCGAACCCCGCGGCCACCTGGGTCGCGACGAGGTAGATCAGCGCCGCGACCGCCACGAGCGTGCCGACCTCCGCGACCACGATCGCGGCCCACCGGGGCCACCGATGACGCACGAGGAAGTTCTTGAAGGGCACGAGCAGGGCGGCGAGCACCACGGCGACGAGCAGCGGCACGATGATCTCGCGCAGCTGGGCGATGAGGAAGAGCACGAGGGCGACGACCGCGGCGACCAGGAGGATCCGCCACGACCAGGCGGAGGCGACGCGCATGCCCCGCGGGATCGACTCCGCCACGGGATCCGCCGCCGCGCCGCGTGCGCGTGCAGCCGCTCTCAGGTGGCGAGACGGTCGCGGCATCGGCTCCGGCATGGAGTCAGTCTACGGTCCGGAAGCTGAGCGTCCGTCGTCATGTCGGCGGCTCCCGGTAGGGTCGGAGAGTGTCGACAGAGAGCCTCTCGCCCGCGCTCGCACGGCGGGTGGCGCTGGCCGCCCAGGGATTCGGCTCGCCGCCTCAGGCGATGGTCGGCACCAGGCAGCTGAACCTGTTCCTCCGGCGTCTCGGAGTGCTGCAGATCGACTCCGTGAACGTCTTCGAGCGCAGCCACTACCTGCCTGCCCTGGCGCGTCTGGGTGCGTACGATCGTTCGCTGCTCGACCGCATCCTGGCCGGCCCGGCGATGACCGAGTACTGGGCGCACGAAGCGGCCTTCTTCCCGGTGACCGACCTGCCGCTGTTCGACTGGCGGAAGGCCGAGTACCGCGACTGGTACGCCGCTCGGCCCGACTCCTTCCCGAACCAGAATCCCGAGATGCTCTCCTGGCTGAGGTCCGAGCTCGCCGAGAAGGGGCCGCTGCGCGCCAGCGAGGTGGAGCACGACTCGAACGTCCGCCGCGGCCCGTGGTGGGGCTGGTCCGACGTCAAGCGCGGGCTCGAGACCCTCTTCCGCACGGGCGAGGTGGTCGCGGCGCCGCGCACCCGCTTCGAGCGCACCTACGCGCTGCCCGAGCAGGTGCTCC encodes:
- a CDS encoding isoprenyl transferase, which produces MPIRRDLLGEGLLYRVYQRRIRKSLGSAVLPKHVAMIVDGNRRWAKQRALETAAHGHRAGAAKMLEFLQWCDDLGIEVVTLYLLSTDNLKNRGSEELDELVRIIADLAYDVSHYRDWRVQHIGSDTGLPDHLVAALRDAEASTASATGLHVNLAVGYGGRHEIAEAVRSIIQAHRAAGHGFDELEASIDQELIAEHLYTGGQPDPDLVIRTSGEQRLSDFMLWQSAHSEFYFMEALGPDVREVDFLRALRDYARRHRRYGG
- a CDS encoding PhoH family protein; this translates as MTRKPSKITRKDVSPSGSTPDTVKQTERTYVLDTSVLLSDPKAIFRFAEHDVVLPVVVISELEKKRNDPEIGYFARQALRNLDELRIQHERLDFPIALENGGSVRVELNHSNQSVLPSGLQLGDNDTRILAVALNLSNDGLDVTVVSKDLPLRVKAASIGLTAEEYRAEQAPDSGWTGITDISLGSDLMSKLYEHEELDTSVVDGLPINTGLVIHSDRGSALGRVTGQGALRLVRGDRDVFGVHGRSAEQRIAIDMLLDPEIGIVSLGGRAGTGKSALALCAGLDAVLERQQHRKIMVFRPLYAVGGQELGYLPGDATEKMNPWAQAVFDTLGSLVSQNVLDEVVDRGILEVLPLTHIRGRSLHDAFVIVDEAQSLERNVLLTVLSRIGQNSRVVLTHDVAQRDNLRVGRHDGVASVIETLKGHSLFGHVTFTRSERSAIAALVTEMLESNELA
- a CDS encoding DUF4307 domain-containing protein, which gives rise to MSRDEEIETPVPAYIDPDDRIEPAEIAARYGRTRSRRVRGRVFAIGGTIAALVVAGTWVVWAGLDGDSATIQATDTGHEVIDDTAVTVDWNLSAPAGASVRCAIQAMNADFRTVGWKVVDVPPSDTAIRPLSDTVRTTELATTGLISSCWLT
- the mca gene encoding mycothiol conjugate amidase Mca, with product MAVHAHPDDESSKGAATYAYYLDRGVEVMVVSCTGGERGSILNESLADRSWAERDMAGLRRVEMAAAQKAVGFQHRWLGYHDSGLPEEGDPLPANAFGAIPVEISAAPLVRLIRRFQPQVLVTYDENGGYPHPDHIRCHEISMHAYEAAADAAAYPGAGEPWAVSKVYYDRIMNPARFEAVFDTLQSESPESPLLASFTEMREWMTKREQPVVTTRVPAGGFFEVRDSALRAHASQVAPDTPFFFWPNDMQRRAWPYEDFQLAASRISPLTAVGDVESDLFAGIEDA
- a CDS encoding prepilin peptidase — its product is MRFLLPLLGLVTVATRGAEAGVLPGLWFAATGWRLAITDLGERRLPNALTLPGLVLAAAAACRDPPAGVWMLGTAAVLSLSWWVGAVGMGDVKLGVGLAGAVVLLGGASAALTAGAVGVLLCGALAVDAIRSGDRHLPLGPPMLLAAWAGTIVAPG
- a CDS encoding class II fumarate hydratase, translating into MVDTAPETEYRIEHDTMGEVRVPKSALYAAQTQRAVENFPVSGAVLESAQIAALARIKKAAAQANARLGVLEQDVAESIAAAADRVISGDLDAQFPIDVYQTGSGTSSNMNMNEVLSTLATESLGRTVHPNDHVNASQSSNDVFPTSVHVAVTGALIHDLIPSLQHLAEALEEKATEWATVVKSGRTHLMDATPVTLGQEFGGYAAQIRLGIERVQNTLPHVAEVPLGGTAVGTGINTPAGFPQLVISLLAEETGLPITEARDHFEAQGARDSLVEASGALRVLAVSLTKICNDLRWMGSGPNTGLGELHIPDLQPGSSIMPGKVNPVIPEAVLQVASRVIGNDASIAWSGASGSFELNVAIPVMGTALLESIRLLSSSSVLLADKTVKGLQANVERARALAESSPSIVTPLNRVIGYEAAAKIAKHSVAKGITVRDAVIDLGFVERGEVTLEQLDSALDVLSMTRPAQS
- the greA gene encoding transcription elongation factor GreA gives rise to the protein MAEATFLTQDAYDRLAAELEELSGPARIDIAKKIEAAREEGDLKENGGYHAAKDEQGKIEARIRQLTELLRTAEVGEAKESHGVVEPGTVVTALVAGGEERFLLGSREIAGQTDLDVYSEQSPLGSAIIGLKIGEKTTYTAPNGRDIAVEIVNVETFAG
- a CDS encoding dihydrofolate reductase family protein, which translates into the protein MRPLRYSINVTLDGCVDHREGLADPSLHRHAAETLARADALIFGRRIYTLMEDAWRAPLPPSMPEWMHPFAETIDAAKKYVVSTTLEAPDWNADVLRGGDGLEDEIRALKAQPGEGLYTGGVTLPTALARLDLIDEYEFIVHPRVAGHGPYLFGGLPSPIELTAIGETRLGSGAVATRYIPTR
- a CDS encoding MerR family DNA-binding transcriptional regulator: MLIGELSRRSGVSPRSLRYYEQHGLLTADRGLNGYREYDESAVARARNLHLLFELGVSRELAATVLACSGDAAPEVHRASRDQLAEVRDRMAERIAELTASHAALARIVEQVS
- the trhA gene encoding PAQR family membrane homeostasis protein TrhA: MSSAHIPVLEEASSPAPEEVRPSWRGWLHAGMLPLSIAAGIVLICLGDGAVAKWTSAVFMATSIMLFGNSALYHRFAWTPRAKLLLKRIDHSNIFLLIAGTYTPMAALTLPGDKAAILLSLVWGGAILGIAFRVFWIGAPRWLYVALYLLLGWAAVMYVVDIYTANPATMILVGVGGIAYSLGAVAYALKRPNPFPGRFGFHEVFHAFTVIAFLCHWTAILLVAIAPPNGV
- a CDS encoding alpha/beta hydrolase family esterase, producing the protein MTTSPDPLTSQDTRTPVALTRDSVTLDGLERTSTVLGSTDSPAARPLVLVFHGSRQDADSHRRFTHDALLPLAASGQAVVAYLNGYRGNWNDARRESAFPARLRGVDDVAFARIMVDRLSASHGIDPHRVVTVGYSNGGQMVLRLLHEAPELVAAAVIVAATMPTPESFLSSETAPPARPTPIALVHGTHDRIVPFDGGTMSWWARRMFRVGGRTLSAPDTAAYLAARNGIVGRPELQPLPHLATSHGRTSVVRTRYSAPDAPDVTLYEVRGGGHTIPGREPSPRVVGRTTGDITLEDLVAEAVRRS